One genomic window of bacterium includes the following:
- a CDS encoding polyprenol monophosphomannose synthase produces the protein MSTLVVIPTYNEKDNVQKLIPQILNLEGKINVLIVDDNSPDGTGEAVNKLKEEFPDRVFVIHRTGKLGFASAYIEGFQFALEMDVDYIISMDADFSHNPAFLPEFISELKDYDVAVGSRYRHGTVSVVNWPIKRLILSRFANLYAKIVTGLKINDCTSGFVGYRADVLEGINFKNIVSDGYSFLIEMKYRAYKKGYKLTEVPIVFEERRLGQSKMSKRIIFEALFVVWRIRFGF, from the coding sequence ATGAGCACATTAGTGGTTATTCCAACTTATAATGAAAAGGATAATGTTCAAAAACTTATTCCTCAGATACTAAATTTAGAGGGCAAGATTAATGTATTAATCGTAGATGATAATTCGCCGGATGGAACAGGAGAGGCAGTAAATAAGTTAAAAGAGGAATTTCCAGACAGGGTTTTTGTGATTCATCGAACAGGCAAGTTAGGTTTTGCCTCTGCATATATTGAAGGATTTCAATTCGCCCTGGAGATGGATGTGGATTATATTATCAGTATGGATGCGGATTTTTCTCATAATCCTGCCTTCTTACCAGAATTTATCTCAGAACTTAAAGATTATGATGTTGCCGTTGGTTCTCGATACAGACATGGAACCGTAAGTGTCGTCAACTGGCCAATTAAAAGATTGATTTTATCAAGATTCGCCAATCTTTATGCAAAAATAGTGACCGGGTTGAAAATAAATGATTGCACTTCTGGGTTTGTAGGATATAGAGCAGATGTATTAGAAGGGATAAATTTTAAGAATATTGTTTCTGATGGATATTCTTTTTTAATAGAGATGAAATACAGGGCTTATAAAAAAGGATATAAGTTGACAGAAGTCCCTATTGTTTTTGAGGAAAGAAGATTAGGTCAATCAAAAATGTCAAAACGAATAATCTTTGAGGCATTATTTGTTGTCTGGAGAATTAGATTTGGCTTTTGA